One window of the Macaca thibetana thibetana isolate TM-01 chromosome 1, ASM2454274v1, whole genome shotgun sequence genome contains the following:
- the PRDM2 gene encoding PR domain zinc finger protein 2 isoform X2, whose amino-acid sequence MNQNTTEPAVATETLAEVPEHVLRGLPEEVRLFPSAVDKTRIGVWATKPILKGKKFGPFVGDKKKRSQVKNNVYMWEVYYPNLGWMCIDATDPEKGNWLRYVNWACSGEEQNLFPLEINRAIYYKTLKPIAPGEELLVWYNGEDNPEIAAAIEEERASARSKRSSPKSRKGKKKSQENKNKGNKIQDIQLKTSEPDFTSANMRDSAEGPKEDEEKPSASALEQPATLQEVPPELATPAPAWEPQLEPDERLEAADCEVNDLGEEEEEEEEDEEEEDDDELEEEGEEEASMPNESSVKEPEIRCDEKPEDLLEEPKTTSEETLEDFSEVAPAMQIPRTKEEANGDVFETFMFPCQHCERKFTTKQGLERHMHIHISTINHAFKCKYCGKAFGTQINRRRHERRHEAGLKRKPSQTLQPSEDLADGKASGENVTSKDELSPPSLGPDCLIMNSEKASQDTVNSSVVEENGEVKELHPCKYCKKVFGTHTNMRRHQRRVHERHLIPKGVRRKGGLEEPQPPAEQAQATQNVYVPSTEPEEEGEADDVYIMDISSNISENLNYYIDGKIQTNNNTSNCDVIEMESASADLYGINCLLTPVTVEITQNIKTTQVPVTEDLPKEPSGSTNSEAKKRRTASPPALPKIKAEADSDPMAPSCSLSLPLSISTTEAVSFHKEKSVYLSSKLKQLLQTQDKLTPPAGISATEIAKLGPVCVSAPASMLPVTSSRFKRRTSSPPSSPQHSPALRDFGKPSDGKAAWNDAVLTSKKSKLESHSDSPAWSLSGRDERETVSPPCFDEYKMSKEWTASSAFSSVCNQQPLDLSSGVKQKTEGTGKTPVQWESVLDLSVHKKPCSDSEGKEFKENHSVQPTCSAVKKRKPTTCMLQKVLLNEYNGIDLPVENPADMTRSPSPCKSLEAQPDPDLSPDSGFPAPTVESPPDVCPSSPALQTPSLSSGQLPPLLIPTDPSSPPPCPPVLTVATPPPPLLPTVPLPAPSSSASPHPCPSPLSNATAQSPLPILSPTVSPSPSPIPPVESLMSAASPGPPTLSSSSSSSSSSSSFSSPLSAISSVVSSGDNLEASLPMISFKQEELENEGLKPREEPQSAAEQDVVQETFNKNFVCNVCESPFLSIKDLTKHLSIHAEEWPFKCEFCVQLFKDKTDLSEHRFLLHGVGNIFVCSVCKKEFAFLCNLQQHQRDLHPDKVCTHHQFESGTLRPQNFTDPSKAHVEHMQSLPEDPLETSKEEEELNDSSEELYTTIKIMASGIKTKDPDVRLGLNQHYPSFKPPPFQYHHRNPMGIGVTATNFTTHNIPQTFTTAIRCTKCGKGVDNMPELHKHILACASASDKKRYTPKKNPVPLKQTVQPKNGVVVLDNSGKNAFRRMGQPKRLNFSVELSKMSSNKLKLNALKKKNQLVQKAILQKNKSAKQKADLKNACESSSHICPYCNREFTYIGSLNKHAAFSCPKKPLSPPKKKVSHSSKKGGHSSPASSDKNSNSNHRRRTADAEIKMQSMQTPLGKTRARSSGPTQVPLPSSSFRSKQNVKFAASVKSKKPSSSSLRNSSPIRMAKITHVEGKKPKAVAKNHSAQLSSKTSRSLHVRVQKSKAILQSKSTLASKRRTDRFNIKSRERSGGPVTRSLQLAAAADLSENKREDGSAKQELKDFSYSLRLASRCSPPAAPYITRQCRKVKAPAAAQFQGPFFKE is encoded by the exons gTATATTACCCAAATTTGGGATGGATGTGCATTGATGCCACTGATCCAGAGAAGGGAAACTGGCTGCGATATGTGAATTGGGCTTGCTCAGGAGAAGAGCAAAATTTATTCCCACTGGAAATCAACAGAGCCATTTACTATAAAACTTTAAAG CCAATCGCGCCGGGCGAGGAGCTCCTGGTCTGGTACAATGGGGAAGACAACCCTGAGATAGCAGCTGCGATTGAGGAAGAGCGAGCCAGCGCCCGGAGCAAGCGGAGCTCCCCCAAGAGCCGGAAAG ggaagaaaaaatcccaggaaaataaaaacaaaggaaacaaaatccaaGACATACAACTGAAGACAAGTGAGCCAGATTTCACCTCTGCAAATATGAGAGATTCTGCAGAAG GTCCTAAAGAAGACGAAGAGAAGCCTTCAGCCTCAGCACTTGAGCAGCCGGCCACCCTCCAGGAGGTTCCTCCAGAACTAGcaacccctgcccctgcctgggaGCCACAGCTAGAACCAGACGAGCGATTAGAAGCAGCAGATTGTGAGGTGAATGatttgggggaagaggaggaggaggaagaggaggatgaagaagaagaagatgatgatgagtTGGAAGAAGAGGGGGAAGAAGAAGCCAGCATGCCAAATGAAAGTTCTGTGAAAGAGCCAGAAATACGGTGTGATGAGAAGCCAGAAGATTTATTAGAGGAACCAAAAACAACTTCAGAAGAAACTCTTGAAGACTTCTCAGAGGTAGCACCTGCCATGCAAATCCCCAGAACTAAAGAAGAGGCCAATGGTGATGTATTTGAAACGTTTATGTTTCCATGTCAGCATTGTGAAAGGAAGTTTACAACCAAACAGGGGCTTGAGCGTCACATGCATATCCATATATCCACCATCAATCATGCTTTCAAATGTAAGTACTGTGGGAAAGCCTTTGGCACACAGATTAACCGGCGGCGGCATGAGCGGCGCCACGAAGCAGGGTTAAAGCGGAAACCCAGCCAAACACTACAGCCGTCAGAGGACCTGGCTGATGGCAAAGCATCTGGAGAAAACGTTACTTCAAAAGATGAGTTGAGTCCTCCCAGTCTTGGGCCAGACTGTCTGATCATGAATTCAGAGAAGGCTTCCCAAGACACAGTAAATTCTTCTGTTGTAGAAGAGAATGGGGAAGTTAAAGAACTTCATCCGTGCAAATATTGTAAAAAGGTTTTTGGAACTCATACTAATATGAGACGGCATCAGCGTAGAGTTCACGAACGCCATCTGATTCCCAAAGGTGTACGGCGAAAAGGAGGCCTTGAAGAGCCCCAGCCTCCAGCAGAACAGGCCCAGGCCACCCAGAACGTCTATGTACCAAGCACAGAgccagaggaggaaggggaagcagatgACGTGTACATCATGGACATTTCTAGCAATATCTCTGAAAACTTAAATTACTATATTGATGGTAAAATTCAAACTAATAACAACACTAGTAACTGTGAtgtgattgagatggagtctgcttCGGCAGATTTGTATGGTATAAATTGTCTGCTTACTCCAGTTACAGTGGAAATTactcaaaatataaagaccaCACAGGTCCCTGTAACAGAAGATCTTCCTAAAGAGCCTTCGGGCAGCACAAATAGTGAGGCCAAGAAACGGAGAACGGCGAGCCCGCCTGCACTGCCCAAAATTAAGGCCGAAGCAGATTCTGACCCCATGGCCCCCTCCTGCTCCTTAAGTCTTCCTCTTAGCATATCAACAACGGAGGCAGTGTCTTTCCATAAAGAGAAAAGTGTTTATTTGTCATCAAAGCTCAAGCAACTTCTTCAAACCCAAGATAAACTAACTCCTCCTGCAGGGATTTCAGCAACTGAAATAGCTAAATTAGGTCCTGTTTGTGTGTCTGCTCCTGCATCAATGTTGCCTGTGACCTCAAGTAGGTTTAAGAGGCGGACCAGCTCTCCTCCCAGTTCTCCACAGCACAGTCCTGCCCTTCGAGACTTTGGAAAGCCAAGTGATGGGAAAGCAGCGTGGAACGATGCAGTGCTGACTTCCAAAAAATCCAAATTAGAAAGTCATAGCGACTCACCAGCATGGAGTTTGTCtgggagagatgagagagaaactGTGAGCCCTCCATGCTTTGATGAATATAAAATGTCTAAAGAGTGGACAGCCAGTTCTGCTTTTAGCAGTGTGTGCAACCAGCAGCCACTGGATTTATCCAGCGGTGTCAAACAGAAGACTGAGGGTACAGGCAAGACTCCAGTCCAGTGGGAATCTGTGTTAGATCTCAGTGTGCATAAAAAGCCTTGTAGTGACTCTGAAGGCAAGGAATTCAAAGAGAATCATTCAGTGCAGCCTACGTGTAGTgctgtaaagaaaaggaaaccaaccACCTGCATGCTGCAGAAGGTTCTTCTCAATGAATATAATGGCATCGATTTACCTGTAGAAAACCCTGCAGATATGACCAGGAGCCCAAGTCCTTGTAAATCCCTAGAAGCTCAGCCAGATCCTGACCTCAGTCCGGACTCTGGTTTCCCTGCCCCTACTGTTGAGTCCCCACCTGATGTTTGTCCTTCATCACCTGCCCTGCAGACACCCTCCCTTTCATCTGGTCAGCTGCCTCCTCTCTTGATCCCCACAGATCCCTCTTCCCCTCCACCCTGTCCCCCGGTGTTAACTGTTGCCActccgccccctcccctccttcctacCGTACCTCTTCCAGCCCCCTCTTCCAGTGCATCTCCACATCCATGCCCTTCTCCACTCTCAAATGCCACTGCACAGTCCCCACTTCCAATTCTGTCCCCAACAGtgtccccctctccctctcccattcCTCCTGTGGAGTCCCTGATGTCTGCCGCATCACCCGGGCCTCCAacactttcttcttcctcctcttcatcttcctcctcctcttcattttctt ctcctctctccGCGATCtcatctgttgtttcctctgGTGATAATCTGGAGGCTTCTCTCCCCATGATATCTTTCAAACAGGAGGAATTGGAGAATGAAGGTCTGAAACCCAGGGAAGAGCCCCAGTCTGCTGCTGAACAGGATGTTGTTCAGGAAACATTCAACAAAAACTTTGTTTGCAACGTCTGTGAATCaccttttctttccattaaagATCTAACCAAACATTTATCTATTCATGCTGAAGAATGGCCCTTCAAATGTGAATTTTGTGTGCAGCTTTTTAAGGATAAAACGGACTTGTCAGAACATCGCTTTTTGCTTCATGGAGTTGGGAATATCTTTGTGTGTTCTGTTTGTAAAAAAGAATTTGCTTTTTTGTGCAATTTGCAGCAGCACCAGCGAGATCTCCACCCAGATAAGGTGTGCACACATCACCAGTTTGAAAGCGGGACTCTGAGGCCCCAAAACTTTACAGATCCCAGCAAGGCCCATGTAGAGCATATGCAGAGCTTGCCAGAAGATCCTTTAGAAACTTCGAAAGAAGAAGAGGAGTTAAACGATTCCTCTGAAGAGCTTTACACGACTATAAAAATAATGGCTTCTGGAATAAAGACAAAAGATCCAGATGTTCGATTAGGCCTCAATCAGCATTACCCAAGCTTTAAACCACCTCCATTTCAGTACCATCACCGTAACCCCATGGGGATTGGTGTGACAGCCACAAATTTCACTACACACAATATTCCACAGACTTTTACTACTGCCATTCGCTGCACCAAGTGTGGAAAAGGTGTCGACAACATGCCGGAGTTGCACAAACATATCCTGGCGTGTGCTTCTGCAAGTGACAAGAAGAGGTACACGCCTAAGAAGAACCCAGTACCATTAAAACAAACTGTGCAACCCAAAAATGGCGTGGTGGTTTTAGATAACTCTGGGAAAAATGCCTTCCGACGAATGGGACAGCCCAAAAGGCTAAACTTTAGTGTTGAGCTCAGCAAAATGTCCTCGAATAAGCTCAAATTAAAtgcattgaagaaaaaaaatcagcttgtACAGAAAGCAattcttcagaaaaacaaatctgCAAAGCAGAAGGCTGACTTGAAAAATGCTTGTGAGTCATCCTCTCACATCTGCCCTTACTGTAATCGAGAGTTCACTTACATTGGAAGCCTGAATAAACATGCCGCTTTCAGCTGTCCCAAGAAACCCCTttcccctcccaaaaaaaaagtttctcattcATCTAAGAAAGGTGGACACTCATCACCTGCAAGTAGTGacaaaaacagcaacagcaaccaCCGCAGACGGACAGCGGATGCGGAGATTAAAATGCAAAGCATGCAGACTCCGTTGGGCAAGACCAGAGCCCGCAGCTCAGGCCCCACCCAAGTCCCGCTCCCCTCCTCATCCTTCAGGTCCAAGCAGAACGTCAAGTTTGCAGCTTCGGTGAAATCCAAAAAACCAAGCTCCTCCTCTTTAAGGAACTCCAGCCCGATAAGAATGGCCAAAATAACTCATGTTGAGGGGAAGAAACCTAAAGCTGTGGCCAAAAATCATTCTGCTCAGCTTTCCAGCAAAACATCGCGGAGCCTGCACGTGAGGGTACAGAAAAGCAAAGCCATTTTACAAAGCAAATCCACCTTGGCAAGTAAGAGAAGAACAGACCGGTTCAATATAAAATCTAGAGAGCGGAGCGGGG
- the PRDM2 gene encoding PR domain zinc finger protein 2 isoform X1 encodes MNQNTTEPAVATETLAEVPEHVLRGLPEEVRLFPSAVDKTRIGVWATKPILKGKKFGPFVGDKKKRSQVKNNVYMWEVYYPNLGWMCIDATDPEKGNWLRYVNWACSGEEQNLFPLEINRAIYYKTLKPIAPGEELLVWYNGEDNPEIAAAIEEERASARSKRSSPKSRKGKKKSQENKNKGNKIQDIQLKTSEPDFTSANMRDSAEGPKEDEEKPSASALEQPATLQEVPPELATPAPAWEPQLEPDERLEAADCEVNDLGEEEEEEEEDEEEEDDDELEEEGEEEASMPNESSVKEPEIRCDEKPEDLLEEPKTTSEETLEDFSEVAPAMQIPRTKEEANGDVFETFMFPCQHCERKFTTKQGLERHMHIHISTINHAFKCKYCGKAFGTQINRRRHERRHEAGLKRKPSQTLQPSEDLADGKASGENVTSKDELSPPSLGPDCLIMNSEKASQDTVNSSVVEENGEVKELHPCKYCKKVFGTHTNMRRHQRRVHERHLIPKGVRRKGGLEEPQPPAEQAQATQNVYVPSTEPEEEGEADDVYIMDISSNISENLNYYIDGKIQTNNNTSNCDVIEMESASADLYGINCLLTPVTVEITQNIKTTQVPVTEDLPKEPSGSTNSEAKKRRTASPPALPKIKAEADSDPMAPSCSLSLPLSISTTEAVSFHKEKSVYLSSKLKQLLQTQDKLTPPAGISATEIAKLGPVCVSAPASMLPVTSSRFKRRTSSPPSSPQHSPALRDFGKPSDGKAAWNDAVLTSKKSKLESHSDSPAWSLSGRDERETVSPPCFDEYKMSKEWTASSAFSSVCNQQPLDLSSGVKQKTEGTGKTPVQWESVLDLSVHKKPCSDSEGKEFKENHSVQPTCSAVKKRKPTTCMLQKVLLNEYNGIDLPVENPADMTRSPSPCKSLEAQPDPDLSPDSGFPAPTVESPPDVCPSSPALQTPSLSSGQLPPLLIPTDPSSPPPCPPVLTVATPPPPLLPTVPLPAPSSSASPHPCPSPLSNATAQSPLPILSPTVSPSPSPIPPVESLMSAASPGPPTLSSSSSSSSSSSSFSSSSSSSSPSPPPLSAISSVVSSGDNLEASLPMISFKQEELENEGLKPREEPQSAAEQDVVQETFNKNFVCNVCESPFLSIKDLTKHLSIHAEEWPFKCEFCVQLFKDKTDLSEHRFLLHGVGNIFVCSVCKKEFAFLCNLQQHQRDLHPDKVCTHHQFESGTLRPQNFTDPSKAHVEHMQSLPEDPLETSKEEEELNDSSEELYTTIKIMASGIKTKDPDVRLGLNQHYPSFKPPPFQYHHRNPMGIGVTATNFTTHNIPQTFTTAIRCTKCGKGVDNMPELHKHILACASASDKKRYTPKKNPVPLKQTVQPKNGVVVLDNSGKNAFRRMGQPKRLNFSVELSKMSSNKLKLNALKKKNQLVQKAILQKNKSAKQKADLKNACESSSHICPYCNREFTYIGSLNKHAAFSCPKKPLSPPKKKVSHSSKKGGHSSPASSDKNSNSNHRRRTADAEIKMQSMQTPLGKTRARSSGPTQVPLPSSSFRSKQNVKFAASVKSKKPSSSSLRNSSPIRMAKITHVEGKKPKAVAKNHSAQLSSKTSRSLHVRVQKSKAILQSKSTLASKRRTDRFNIKSRERSGGPVTRSLQLAAAADLSENKREDGSAKQELKDFSYSLRLASRCSPPAAPYITRQCRKVKAPAAAQFQGPFFKE; translated from the exons gTATATTACCCAAATTTGGGATGGATGTGCATTGATGCCACTGATCCAGAGAAGGGAAACTGGCTGCGATATGTGAATTGGGCTTGCTCAGGAGAAGAGCAAAATTTATTCCCACTGGAAATCAACAGAGCCATTTACTATAAAACTTTAAAG CCAATCGCGCCGGGCGAGGAGCTCCTGGTCTGGTACAATGGGGAAGACAACCCTGAGATAGCAGCTGCGATTGAGGAAGAGCGAGCCAGCGCCCGGAGCAAGCGGAGCTCCCCCAAGAGCCGGAAAG ggaagaaaaaatcccaggaaaataaaaacaaaggaaacaaaatccaaGACATACAACTGAAGACAAGTGAGCCAGATTTCACCTCTGCAAATATGAGAGATTCTGCAGAAG GTCCTAAAGAAGACGAAGAGAAGCCTTCAGCCTCAGCACTTGAGCAGCCGGCCACCCTCCAGGAGGTTCCTCCAGAACTAGcaacccctgcccctgcctgggaGCCACAGCTAGAACCAGACGAGCGATTAGAAGCAGCAGATTGTGAGGTGAATGatttgggggaagaggaggaggaggaagaggaggatgaagaagaagaagatgatgatgagtTGGAAGAAGAGGGGGAAGAAGAAGCCAGCATGCCAAATGAAAGTTCTGTGAAAGAGCCAGAAATACGGTGTGATGAGAAGCCAGAAGATTTATTAGAGGAACCAAAAACAACTTCAGAAGAAACTCTTGAAGACTTCTCAGAGGTAGCACCTGCCATGCAAATCCCCAGAACTAAAGAAGAGGCCAATGGTGATGTATTTGAAACGTTTATGTTTCCATGTCAGCATTGTGAAAGGAAGTTTACAACCAAACAGGGGCTTGAGCGTCACATGCATATCCATATATCCACCATCAATCATGCTTTCAAATGTAAGTACTGTGGGAAAGCCTTTGGCACACAGATTAACCGGCGGCGGCATGAGCGGCGCCACGAAGCAGGGTTAAAGCGGAAACCCAGCCAAACACTACAGCCGTCAGAGGACCTGGCTGATGGCAAAGCATCTGGAGAAAACGTTACTTCAAAAGATGAGTTGAGTCCTCCCAGTCTTGGGCCAGACTGTCTGATCATGAATTCAGAGAAGGCTTCCCAAGACACAGTAAATTCTTCTGTTGTAGAAGAGAATGGGGAAGTTAAAGAACTTCATCCGTGCAAATATTGTAAAAAGGTTTTTGGAACTCATACTAATATGAGACGGCATCAGCGTAGAGTTCACGAACGCCATCTGATTCCCAAAGGTGTACGGCGAAAAGGAGGCCTTGAAGAGCCCCAGCCTCCAGCAGAACAGGCCCAGGCCACCCAGAACGTCTATGTACCAAGCACAGAgccagaggaggaaggggaagcagatgACGTGTACATCATGGACATTTCTAGCAATATCTCTGAAAACTTAAATTACTATATTGATGGTAAAATTCAAACTAATAACAACACTAGTAACTGTGAtgtgattgagatggagtctgcttCGGCAGATTTGTATGGTATAAATTGTCTGCTTACTCCAGTTACAGTGGAAATTactcaaaatataaagaccaCACAGGTCCCTGTAACAGAAGATCTTCCTAAAGAGCCTTCGGGCAGCACAAATAGTGAGGCCAAGAAACGGAGAACGGCGAGCCCGCCTGCACTGCCCAAAATTAAGGCCGAAGCAGATTCTGACCCCATGGCCCCCTCCTGCTCCTTAAGTCTTCCTCTTAGCATATCAACAACGGAGGCAGTGTCTTTCCATAAAGAGAAAAGTGTTTATTTGTCATCAAAGCTCAAGCAACTTCTTCAAACCCAAGATAAACTAACTCCTCCTGCAGGGATTTCAGCAACTGAAATAGCTAAATTAGGTCCTGTTTGTGTGTCTGCTCCTGCATCAATGTTGCCTGTGACCTCAAGTAGGTTTAAGAGGCGGACCAGCTCTCCTCCCAGTTCTCCACAGCACAGTCCTGCCCTTCGAGACTTTGGAAAGCCAAGTGATGGGAAAGCAGCGTGGAACGATGCAGTGCTGACTTCCAAAAAATCCAAATTAGAAAGTCATAGCGACTCACCAGCATGGAGTTTGTCtgggagagatgagagagaaactGTGAGCCCTCCATGCTTTGATGAATATAAAATGTCTAAAGAGTGGACAGCCAGTTCTGCTTTTAGCAGTGTGTGCAACCAGCAGCCACTGGATTTATCCAGCGGTGTCAAACAGAAGACTGAGGGTACAGGCAAGACTCCAGTCCAGTGGGAATCTGTGTTAGATCTCAGTGTGCATAAAAAGCCTTGTAGTGACTCTGAAGGCAAGGAATTCAAAGAGAATCATTCAGTGCAGCCTACGTGTAGTgctgtaaagaaaaggaaaccaaccACCTGCATGCTGCAGAAGGTTCTTCTCAATGAATATAATGGCATCGATTTACCTGTAGAAAACCCTGCAGATATGACCAGGAGCCCAAGTCCTTGTAAATCCCTAGAAGCTCAGCCAGATCCTGACCTCAGTCCGGACTCTGGTTTCCCTGCCCCTACTGTTGAGTCCCCACCTGATGTTTGTCCTTCATCACCTGCCCTGCAGACACCCTCCCTTTCATCTGGTCAGCTGCCTCCTCTCTTGATCCCCACAGATCCCTCTTCCCCTCCACCCTGTCCCCCGGTGTTAACTGTTGCCActccgccccctcccctccttcctacCGTACCTCTTCCAGCCCCCTCTTCCAGTGCATCTCCACATCCATGCCCTTCTCCACTCTCAAATGCCACTGCACAGTCCCCACTTCCAATTCTGTCCCCAACAGtgtccccctctccctctcccattcCTCCTGTGGAGTCCCTGATGTCTGCCGCATCACCCGGGCCTCCAacactttcttcttcctcctcttcatcttcctcctcctcttcattttcttcttcatcttcctcctcttctccttctccacctcctctctccGCGATCtcatctgttgtttcctctgGTGATAATCTGGAGGCTTCTCTCCCCATGATATCTTTCAAACAGGAGGAATTGGAGAATGAAGGTCTGAAACCCAGGGAAGAGCCCCAGTCTGCTGCTGAACAGGATGTTGTTCAGGAAACATTCAACAAAAACTTTGTTTGCAACGTCTGTGAATCaccttttctttccattaaagATCTAACCAAACATTTATCTATTCATGCTGAAGAATGGCCCTTCAAATGTGAATTTTGTGTGCAGCTTTTTAAGGATAAAACGGACTTGTCAGAACATCGCTTTTTGCTTCATGGAGTTGGGAATATCTTTGTGTGTTCTGTTTGTAAAAAAGAATTTGCTTTTTTGTGCAATTTGCAGCAGCACCAGCGAGATCTCCACCCAGATAAGGTGTGCACACATCACCAGTTTGAAAGCGGGACTCTGAGGCCCCAAAACTTTACAGATCCCAGCAAGGCCCATGTAGAGCATATGCAGAGCTTGCCAGAAGATCCTTTAGAAACTTCGAAAGAAGAAGAGGAGTTAAACGATTCCTCTGAAGAGCTTTACACGACTATAAAAATAATGGCTTCTGGAATAAAGACAAAAGATCCAGATGTTCGATTAGGCCTCAATCAGCATTACCCAAGCTTTAAACCACCTCCATTTCAGTACCATCACCGTAACCCCATGGGGATTGGTGTGACAGCCACAAATTTCACTACACACAATATTCCACAGACTTTTACTACTGCCATTCGCTGCACCAAGTGTGGAAAAGGTGTCGACAACATGCCGGAGTTGCACAAACATATCCTGGCGTGTGCTTCTGCAAGTGACAAGAAGAGGTACACGCCTAAGAAGAACCCAGTACCATTAAAACAAACTGTGCAACCCAAAAATGGCGTGGTGGTTTTAGATAACTCTGGGAAAAATGCCTTCCGACGAATGGGACAGCCCAAAAGGCTAAACTTTAGTGTTGAGCTCAGCAAAATGTCCTCGAATAAGCTCAAATTAAAtgcattgaagaaaaaaaatcagcttgtACAGAAAGCAattcttcagaaaaacaaatctgCAAAGCAGAAGGCTGACTTGAAAAATGCTTGTGAGTCATCCTCTCACATCTGCCCTTACTGTAATCGAGAGTTCACTTACATTGGAAGCCTGAATAAACATGCCGCTTTCAGCTGTCCCAAGAAACCCCTttcccctcccaaaaaaaaagtttctcattcATCTAAGAAAGGTGGACACTCATCACCTGCAAGTAGTGacaaaaacagcaacagcaaccaCCGCAGACGGACAGCGGATGCGGAGATTAAAATGCAAAGCATGCAGACTCCGTTGGGCAAGACCAGAGCCCGCAGCTCAGGCCCCACCCAAGTCCCGCTCCCCTCCTCATCCTTCAGGTCCAAGCAGAACGTCAAGTTTGCAGCTTCGGTGAAATCCAAAAAACCAAGCTCCTCCTCTTTAAGGAACTCCAGCCCGATAAGAATGGCCAAAATAACTCATGTTGAGGGGAAGAAACCTAAAGCTGTGGCCAAAAATCATTCTGCTCAGCTTTCCAGCAAAACATCGCGGAGCCTGCACGTGAGGGTACAGAAAAGCAAAGCCATTTTACAAAGCAAATCCACCTTGGCAAGTAAGAGAAGAACAGACCGGTTCAATATAAAATCTAGAGAGCGGAGCGGGG